One Zingiber officinale cultivar Zhangliang chromosome 10B, Zo_v1.1, whole genome shotgun sequence genomic window, GATACAAACTCTGAAACAGAGCTGCTCATCCTCGCTAGTGATGGCCTCTGGAAGGTTGTTTAACAATCTTCCAGCATCCTGTAATCATATTAGTTTACTACATATGATGCAACTTTACCCTTGTAGATTTTTACCAGGTTATGAGCAATGAAGAGGCTGTTGATCTCGCCAGAAGAATCAAGAATCCACTGGCAGCAGCTAGGCGGTTGACTTTGGAATCCTTCCACAGAGGAAGTAAAGATGACATATCATGCATTGTTATTCGATTCAAGTGATAGACTTCACTCAAACATGGAAGAAGATGGTTATATAATGGttgaatttgttaaaaaaaaaagaagagaaattgTACAACTACTCGCAATAAGGTCCAAGTTTCTTAAGGCTCAGCTGCTCGTTGTGAAAGTTGTATACCCTTATATGCTCTCGACCATATATTGCTGTATATAAATGTTGGCGTTCTGTAAATTTCTGATACAAATCAAGAACTCCCTGTAAGTGAACTCCCTTTGGTAAATCCTTTGAAGTTTTCAGATGATCAAGAAAATAGTTATTCCATAATACGAAGGCGACTGCAAATGCTTGTAAGTATGTTAAAGATAGGCCACTTGTTTTCTTATGGTTTCTGCAACTTAAATTAAGAAAAATAGTACAATAAGGGAGAATTCTCTCCAACTAGCCACCATGCATCAAATTAATCTAAGGGTTGTACAGGCGATCGCCGCAGCTGCACTTCCACCCCAACGGCTTGTAATTGGAGTACTTGTCGATGGGCAACGAACAGCCATCCCTCGGCCGCGACCCGGCCGGCGGCGCCGGGTCCTGCACCGCTGTGCATGGGGTGCACTGGTTGCACCGGTTGCGGCAGTTGGGCGGCGCCGACCCCAGCCGGGCCTTGTCTTGATCCACCAGCACTCCCTGCTGCCAACGATATGAATCCAACGGTAGCAAGCACAGAAGAAGACCCGGGAGGCGACAATAAATGGAGCCAAACGTGTACCTGGGAAGAGGAGGCCGGCCAGAGAAGCACGAGAAGAAGAGTTAGCAGCGTGAGAATTAGGAAGCCATGTCTGGGAAGTGAACTCGTCATGGAGCGAAGAGGGGGGAGGGGCTCAGTTACTTCATGCCCATCTTAATCGTCGCTTTGTAAATGCCAAGGAGAGAGTGCAGACCAAAGAGCAAGGCGTAGGAATGGCAACAAATGGGATGTTTCCACATCAATAGAGGTACATGCAGGTGACAGATGTCTCACCAGATCAATCCAGGGATCGGGGGAGGAGACTAACCCTTGCATCGACTTCGGAATTGGAGTTTGACCGAGTAAATGCGGCCGCCTGACATCGTCCACATCGTCTTTTTCAGAAATGAACACACACAAACACAGCTATTGGTGGAACTTACTCACCATATCCCATAACTGATTGCTGTGGttactcacgagcttattcgactCCATTCTCACCGTTGAACTTGGTGGTTGGTTTATATGCCCGTACAGTATGCCAGGAACGTACCGGAGCCACCAATCGTCTCAGGGATGTCTTGAACTATGTGTGTTTAAATCTGTTCGATGTGTTCATAAAGTAGCACTTGTGATAGAGATTATTTTATTAATAgctaataaaaaagaataaaacaATTTGTGATATAGCTAGCAGTTTGTACAGCAATGGCGAATGGAAATTAGGAAACAGAGTCTAGACGAGAGTGGAGCAAGTAGAAGTGGCCGGGTCAAACAGAGCAGGGAGCAAGTGTTTTCTACCGCCGACCCCGTTCGCGTTGTAGCTGGCCCCGGTGGAGGGGTCTACCTTTAGGTCGCCGGCGTAGCCTGGGTAGGATCCCTTCGCGTACACACCGGGGCACGCCGTGGCCGCCTCCAGCGGCGCCGATTTCGGCCCCTGGTAGAAGCCGTCTCCGAACGGGTTCGTGACCGCGCCGGCCACCATTCTCGCCAGGTTGATCACCATGCCGTCGGCCCCGACGTCGCCGTTGGGTGCCACAAGGGGCGGCGTCTGCGGACCGTAGAGGGGCTGGTGGAAGGGCCAGGCGCACTGGCCCGGGCACTGCTTCGCCGCGTTCCCTACCCAGATATAGGCCGTGCCGGACTTGCTGTTCGACCAGTGCGAGCCGCACCGGCTCATGCAAAAGCCCTCGACGGCCACATCCTCGGCCGTGAAAACCACCGCGATGCCGCCCTTCTTCGGCCCGGCCTTAGCAGCCAGCCCCGACACCTGCGACATCTTCAGCGACTTGCCCAGCGAGCATTCCTCGTCCGACACTTGGCTGGCGACCACGACGGTGGTCTTCTTCTTGTTCCCGGCTTTGGACAGGTACAATCGGTCGATGGTGCCCCACCACTGGGGCACGGAAGGGGCTAATGGCTGTGTCCGGGAGGTgggcgtgagggagaggaggaagtCTGAGATGATGGCCTTCTGCGAAGGGCTAAAAGCCCCGTACCACATGACGGAAATAGGGATGTCGCCATGCAGCACAGCCCCATTGTGGTACGTGAGGAGCTCCGCTGGCTGCTGAACTAAGCTCGTTAACCGTCTTGCTCCCGCGCTCGCTTGAGCTAAGCTCGCAAGAACAAGTAGTGCGAGGATCGAGGCAAAAGAAGCCATTAGTTAAGAGTACAAGGCTAGAATGGGACGATGAAGCTTGCTTGAATCGAAAATGTGTGGAGGATCGAATCGGAGGCAGGGGACTAAAAATAGGCGGCCTGTCGAGAGAACAGAGCAGAAGGAACGAGCCTTCGAGTTGGCTTCCTGGGACATGATGCAGCGTTGTGCTTAATTTGAGggaattaatttaaattgactgGTTGTTGGATCAGGCAGCCATAGACTGATTAATTCTCACTATTGGGTTAGGATATTGACTAATCTTAaagtaatttaattttattataaatactcTAAATTAAATAAAGTTATTTTTAAGCTTTTAGTTTGATTTTATGTTATTTACCAGTTGTACATGGTTATGGACCAAACTTCAGGGAGACAGCTAATGGTTTATTTATCACCAAGTCAACGACTCAACGGGCAACGCGGGTGGACCAAACTGACAGTGGATTGTGGTTTGGGAGACTCATGAACTGTCATGAATTGGAACAAGGCTCTTCGGTGGCGACAGCTTTGTTGGGGAATCCTTTACTGCATCGACAGCTTTTACAGCGGATTTAAGTGGGCGTAAAGGGAGAACAATGGTGACCCTATTGGTCAACAGATGCATTCTTATCAGTTCACAGTTGTCCATTCAATCCTCTAGCTGTTTCCAATGAAATGTATTCATTCAGCTCATATACAACAAATTTACAAGGGATAGTGATGAACGGCCGGGATGATTTATGTATATTACTATTATGTTGGACCAATAACTCAGAACCTAATTAAGGTTGAACAGGCATGGCGATGGAAATGATAAACTTGCAATAGATGAGGTTGGACTTTTACGTGGACAGGCTTGTTGTAGGCATTAAACTAGTCATTTAAGTGTAGGAAGGGGAGGCGAACCGACCACGACTCCATTCCACTATGAATTATATGATTCATGGAATGAAGAGGAAGGAAGGAGCTGGGGCGGTGCCGTGCATGCACTTTGACACGCGCGCTGGTTTAACTTCTGTAGCTGGAATTTGTCTTCTTGCCCATAAACTATTCGACGTATAGACCATGTGGTGCATATTTGTCTCATTCTTTTAATCGAGTGATTGGAATGGATTGGCAGACGCGAGGGAGCCTTAACGCAAACGCACCTGCACTGCACACGTGCCATCCTCGACCTTATCTTCTCCACTcttaatttttttgttaatttacAGATATCGATAATGCATGGGTGTACCTAATCTAAGAAAAGATTTCGCGGGCTCCTTCCAAGGAGACCGTATCGAGTGTTAAATTCTGTTTCATCGCACGCTCCCCTCGGTCTGCCCTTCTCTGCACCAAATTCTCGATCCGATTAAACAAGATTTAAGGCGTGGTGTTAACGCGAATTCAATTTGAGCTGAAGTGCAGTGAACAGCCATGCCACCCACGTTGAGAGCATTGGGAAGGGGAAGAGTGGACCTGCAGCATAGTCCATGGAATGCAGACATTGTGCGTTCGATCTAGCTGTCCATTAACCATGATTTTAATGCTTCCTGTTATTATATTCCTACTCTGTTTCCGatgttaattaattataatagatATTTATGAGAATAATGGATTGCTGACTATGCATCTTGGAAAAATTTGGCGTGCGTGTCGCTTTATCCACGCATCAATATGCAAGAAATCAATAAAATATTGGACCACTAAGCTTCAAATTATTGATGCATAGCTGTGGAGGAGAGCTCGTAGGAAAATTAAACGTTCTGCTCTCACATGCAAATCTAAGCCGCCCGCGATAAATCGGCGGCGGAATCTGCGTGACCGGCCTGGCGGCCTCCCCTATCGATGTCTGTCTTTTTATGACCACCTCAATATTTTGAACAGGCGAGTGTTGCCAGCAAAGTGTAGGTTGGAACAGGTGACACGATGATTCATTCGACGTGTCCCCTGGTACGTGCTCATTCCGACGATTCTGTACCAGGAAACGGAGATGAAGCTCCATGCTTGTGATTAACCTATAAATACTCCTCTCCTTGGCCCTTTCACTCGGCACTAAAACTCAAGTTTTCCTACTCTTCGATCCTCAAATGGCTTCTCTCCAAGTTTCTAAAACAACCGTAG contains:
- the LOC122030280 gene encoding EPIDERMAL PATTERNING FACTOR-like protein 1; the encoded protein is MTSSLPRHGFLILTLLTLLLVLLWPASSSQGVLVDQDKARLGSAPPNCRNRCNQCTPCTAVQDPAPPAGSRPRDGCSLPIDKYSNYKPLGWKCSCGDRLYNP
- the LOC122030278 gene encoding protein PHOSPHATE-INDUCED 1-like, which codes for MASFASILALLVLASLAQASAGARRLTSLVQQPAELLTYHNGAVLHGDIPISVMWYGAFSPSQKAIISDFLLSLTPTSRTQPLAPSVPQWWGTIDRLYLSKAGNKKKTTVVVASQVSDEECSLGKSLKMSQVSGLAAKAGPKKGGIAVVFTAEDVAVEGFCMSRCGSHWSNSKSGTAYIWVGNAAKQCPGQCAWPFHQPLYGPQTPPLVAPNGDVGADGMVINLARMVAGAVTNPFGDGFYQGPKSAPLEAATACPGVYAKGSYPGYAGDLKVDPSTGASYNANGVGGRKHLLPALFDPATSTCSTLV